The window TCCTTAAGCCAACCCGTGGGAAGTGAAAAGTTTCATCGGGTTGACGAAATGTTTTTTAAACCACTTGCCCGCATCTCGGTGCCCTATGGCCCAGCCCACCAGTTCGGTGAAATAGAGAACGGGTAAATCATACTTTTTCCCGCTCGCGCGGGAAATCTCCTCCTGACGGGTATCCAGGTTTGACTGGCAAAGGGGGCAGGCCACGACGATGGCCTCGGCGCCCGCTTGCAAAGCTTGGTCAAAAAGTTTCTGGGTCAAGTGCCGGACGATGTCGGTCCGGGTAAGCACCAGGCTGCCTCCGCAGCAATCGGTCTTGTACGACCAGGGGATCGACTCTGCCCCTAAGAGGGTCATCAGTCGGTCCATCTCTTCCGGGTTCTCATAGTTTTTTGCTCCGGTCACCTTGGGAGGGCGCACCAACAGG is drawn from Deltaproteobacteria bacterium and contains these coding sequences:
- a CDS encoding CoB--CoM heterodisulfide reductase iron-sulfur subunit B family protein, with product MKVSYYPGCALHGTALEYDESTRAVSQMLEVELCELPDWNCCGASSAHATDESLAEKLVSRNLKIAQEQGMDVVIPCAACYSRFKAAGKEDRLSHQPPAEKQDIHILSLLEFISSAALMDKIKALKKRPLSGLKVVCYYGCLLVRPPKVTGAKNYENPEEMDRLMTLLGAESIPWSYKTDCCGGSLVLTRTDIVRHLTQKLFDQALQAGAEAIVVACPLCQSNLDTRQEEISRASGKKYDLPVLYFTELVGWAIGHRDAGKWFKKHFVNPMKLFTSHGLA